The window GGGGCGGCGCCGTCCCCGCCGGCGCCCGGCGGCGCGTCAGTCCAGCAGGGGCTCCGGCGGGTCCAGCACCGCGGCGACGATCGCCTCGATGCCGAACTCGGTTGCCCGTCCCAGGTCGACGTCGGCGGGATCGAGCAGCCACTGCACCTGCAGGCCGTCCATGACGGCCAGCACGGCGGCGGATGCCTGCGCGATCGTGTCCGGCGCGTCCACTCCCCGGTCCTCACAGAGGGCACGGAAGGCCTCGGCCACCTCTTCGCGCAGCGTGCGGTAGCGGTGGAGGAAGTAGTCGCGGCCGGGGTGGTCGTCGGTCACCGATTCGGCTGACAGCACGACGTATGCCTGCACGACGCCGGCGCGCTGCGCGTTGCGCATCGCGGTGCGCACGAGGTGGCGGAACAGGTCCACCCCGTCGGGGATGTGGGCGCCCTCGAGTCCGGCCACGTCGGTCTTGTCGCGGTGGGCGAGCATCTCCAGCAGCAGCTGATCCTTGGAGCCGAAGTGATGCAGGATGCCGGCGTGGGTCATGCCGACGCGGTCGGCGACGTCGGACAGCGTGCCGCCGCTGGACCCCTTGCTGCCGAACACCTCGACGGCGGCATCGAGGATCTCGTTGCGGCGGGTGGCGGTCTCTGGCCTGGAGCGAACCGGGCGGCGTTGCTGGCTCATAGGCAGAGTCTACTTGCACTACTTACTTACGCGACGGTAAGTTGAATTCGCCCTCGAAGTCGAGGCACGCACGACGCAGTTTTCTTCTCCGTCGGGCTTCAGTATCGACATCGCTGGCAGCCCCCCACCCCGAGGGCACGGCTGCGCCGTGGCCCCACTCTCAAGGAGAAGCAATGAGGCTCAAGACCTCTTTGGTCGCCGCCGGCGTCGCCGCCGCGCTGGTACTCACCGGATGCTCGGCCGGAAGCTCGGACTCGTCCGAGCCCGAAGCCGGCGCCGCGCTGACGATCGCCAAGCCGGATGGCCCGATCACCACCGAAGGCAACAACCCGTGGGTCGGCGACTCGTCCGCGATGCGCCTCGGCTACGCCAACGCGATCTTCGAGCCGTTGGGCATGGTCAACCTGGTCGACCCGAGCGCCGAGGTCGAGCCCTGGCTGGCCTCTGAGATCACCTGGTCCCCCGACTACACCTCCGTCGCATTCACCGCACGCGAAGGCGTCACCTGGAACGACGGTGAGCCCTTCACCGCCGACGACATCGCCTTCACGTTCTCGCTGATCAAGGACACCCCCGGTCTCGACACCGCCGCCCTCGGCATCACCGACGTCGCCCTCGATGGCGACACGGTCACCGTGAGCTTCGCGACGTCGATGTTCGTCAAGCAGGACAAGGTCGTTCACAAGCTCATCGTTCCCGAGCACATCTGGGCCGACGTTGAAGACCCGACCTCGTTCGCCAACGAGGAGCCCGTCGGCACCGGTCCCTACACGCTGTCCAACTTCAGCACGCAGAGCGTCGAGCTGACTTCGCGCGATGACTACTGGGGCGGCGAACTGGCCGTGCCGACGCTGTACTACGTCTCCTACGCGGACAACACGGCACTGACCACGGCGCTCGCCAACGGCGATGTCGACTGGGCGCAGGCGTTCATCCCCAACGTGCAGTCGGCGTACCTCGACAAGGACGAGGACAACGTCTACTGGGCGCCCGCTGGTCTGGGCATCGACACGATGTTCGTCAACACCCAGGAGAAGCCCTTCGACGACGTCGCGTTCCGCACCGCCGTCAACATGGTGATCGACCGCGAGCAGCACGCCGAAATCGCGCGCGAGAACGGCGTTCCGGCGCTGACTTCCGTGACGGGCCTGCCGACCCCCGCCGGTGACGAATACATCCTCGACGAGTACGCCGGCGAAGAATTCCCGGTCGACGTCGACGGTGCGAAGTCGGTGCTCGAAGAGGCCGGCTACACCTGGGAGGACGACACGCTGATCGATCCCGACGGCGCCGAGGTCACCTTCACGCTGTCGGTCCCGCAGGGCTGGAACGACTACGTCACCGGCATCAGCCTGATCTCCGACTCCGTCGCCCAGCTGGGCGTCGAGGCGGCCGTGGACACCCCCGACTCCGACTCGTGGTGGGAGGCGCGCAGCGCCGGCGAGTTCCAGGCGATCCTGCACTGGACCGACTCGGGCGCGACGCCGTACGACCTGTACAGCGACATGATGGACGGCCGCTTCCTCAAGCCGTTCGGCGAGCCGGCCGACTACAACTTCGGCCGCTTCGACAACGCCGAGGCCACCGAGGCGCTGAACACGTACGCCACCACGACCGATGAGGCGGCTCGCACCACGGCTCTGGAGACCATGCAGCGCATCTTCGTCGAGGAGGTGCCGGCCATGCCGATCGGCACCCGCCCGTTCATCAGCGAGTTCAACACCCGCAACTACGTGGGCTGGCCCGGTGAAGATGACCCGTACATCAACGCCGACCCGACCCAGCCCACCTCGGTGCTGATCCTCACCAAGCTCCAGCCCGCCGGCTGAGCCATCCCCCTCGCGGCATCCGGGCCGATCCCCCTCGGCCCGGATGCCGCCCGTCCCCCCGGAAGCCGTACGCATGACCGACGACGTTCTGCTGGAGATCACCGACTTCAGCGTCACCTACGACGTGGACCCGCCTGTTGAGGCCGTCCGCGACGTGTCCCTCCAGATCCGCCGCGGCGAGATCCTGGGCCTGGCCGGCGAGTCCGGCTGCGGCAAGACCACCCTCGCCTACGGCGTGCAGCGGCTGCTCAAGCCGCCGGCCGTGATCACCGGCGGCTCCGTCGTCTTCCACGATGCCAACGGCCAGAAGGTCGCCATCGGCGAGCTGACCGACGGCGAGATGCGCACGTTCCGGTGGGCGAAGGCATCCATGGTCTTCCAAGGCGCCATGAACGCCCTCAACCCCGTCATGACGATCGGCAGCCAACTGGCCGATGTCTTCACGACGCACCGCCCGAAGATGAGCCGTGCGCAGCGCACCGCTGAATGCGGCGACCTGCTCGACATCGTCGACGTCGGCCGCGACCGCCTGAAGTCCTACCCTCATGAGCTCTCCGGCGGCATGCGCCAGCGCGTCATGATCGCGATGGCCCTGGCGCTGCGCCCCCAGCTGATGATCATGGACGAGCCGACGACGGCCCTGGACGTGCTCGTGCAGCGCGACATCCTGCGCCAGATCTCGGCCCTGCGCCACGAGTTCGGCTTCTCCGTCGTCTTCATCACCCACGACCTGCCGCTGCTGCTGGAGATCTCCGACCGCATCGCCGTGATGCGGGAGGGCCGCATCGTCGAACTCGACACCGCCGAGAACCTCTACCACCACGCGCAGCACGAGTACACGCGCACCCTGCTGGGCGCCTTCCCCAGCCTCACCGGCGACCGCGGCGACTTCGTGCGCGGCGGCGACCGCGTCCCCACTCTGGAGGTCCCCCGATGACCACCCTCGAATTCCGCTCCGTCACCAAGCGCTACCGCGTACGAGGCGCCGGGCACATGCTCGCGCTGGACGACGTGAGCTTCCGCCTCGAGTCGGGGCAGACCGTGGCACTGGTCGGCCAGAGCGGCAGCGGCAAGTCCACGATCGCCAAGATCATCACGCAGCTCGAGCGCGCCACCAGTGGCGAGGTGCTGCTCGACGGCGCCCCGCTCCCCCGCGGTGGGCGGGCCCTGCGCAGCTACCGCCAGCAGGTGCGCATGGTGTTCCAGGACCCCTTCGCCTCGCTGAATCCGTACCACACGGTGCGCCACCACCTGGAGCGGCCGCTGCGGCTGGACAACGTCGTCCCGCGGGAAGAGGTCGAAGCCGAGGTGCGCCGGCTGCTCGAGCGCGTGCGCCTCGACCCGGACGGCACGATCGACCGCCGCCCGCATGAGCTGTCCGGCGGGCAGCGTCAGCGCGTCGCGATCGCGCGCGCACTGGCATCCCGGCCCTCCCTGCTGGTCGCCGACGAGCCCGTCTCCATGCTCGACGTGTCGATCCGGCTCGGCGTGCTGAACCTGCTCGCCGAACTGCAGCGGGAGTCGAACCTGGGTGTGCTGTACATCACGCATGACCTGGCCACCGCCCGCCACTTCAGCGACCGCATCATGGTGCTCCACCACGGTCGCGTCGTGGAGGAGGGCACCGCGGACGATGTGATCCTGCGTCCGCAGCACGAATACACCCGGGCGCTTCGCGACGCCTCGCCCGACCCCGACCGGCACTTCGCCGCACCCACAGAAGGAGCCCTGTCGTGAGGTTCGCCGCACGCCGCACCCTGTTCTACGCGTTCACCGCCTGGGCTGCGATCACCATCAACTTCTTCCTGCCGCGGATGATGAAGGGCGACCCGATCTCCGCGTATCTGCAGAAGAACCAGGGCAGGATCAGCCCCGAGGCAGCCGATGCCCTGCGCACCCTCTTCGGCCTCGACACTGACAAGAACATCCTCGAGCAGTACATCGACTACTGGGCGCTGCTGCTGCGCGGCGATCTGGGTCGGTCGTTCTCGCACGGTCTGGCTCCGGTGACCGACGTCATCGCCACCGCGCTGCCGTGGACGGTGGGCCTGGTGGGTCTTGCGACGATCATCTCGTTCTTCGTCGGCACCTCCGCCGGCGCGATCATCGGCTGGCGCCGCGGACGCGCATCGGATGCCGCCATCCCGATCGCGAACTTCTTCTCCTCGGTGCCGTATTTCTGGATGGGCCTCATCGCCATCGCCCTGTTCTCCACGGCGCTGGGTTGGTTCCCCGCCTCGCACGCGTACTCGAAGGGCGCCGACCCGGGCCTGACGCTGGAGTTCATCGGCGACGTGATCTACCACGGCACCCTGCCGGCACTGACGATCGTGCTGGCCTCGCTCGGCGGCTGGATGCTCGGCATGCGCAACATGATGATCACGGTGCTCGATGAGGACTACATCACCGTCGCGCAGGCCAAGGGCCTGTCCCCCGCCCGCGTGGTCACCCGCTACGCCGCCCGCAACGCGATGCTCCCGCAGCTGTCGAGCTTCGCGCTGTCGCTGGGATTCATCGTCGGCGGCACGCTCGTCATGGAGCTCGTCTTCAGCTATCCCGGGGTGGGCAAGCTGCTCCTGGATGCCACCACGTCGAAGGACTACCCGCTCATGCAGGGGCTGTTCCTCGTCATCACCCTCGCCGTCCTGATCGCGAACATCCTCGCCGATGTCGCCTACGCGGTCCTTGACCCCCGCGCCCGCCAGATGGAGGCCTGACATGACCATCCCCACCACGACTGCCCTCGAGGCAAGTGAGCCGGAAGAGGCCCGCACCCCGCCCTCAGGGCTGCAGCGGATGGGCGCATCCTTCGCGATGTTCCGCAACCGCAAATCGCTGACCGGGCTGATCATCCTGGGCATCTTCGTCCTGGTTGCCGTGTTCGGCGATCTCATCGCCCCCTATGGCCCGCTGGACAAGGACTACACCGCGCTGAAGCAGGCCCCCTCGTGGGCGCACCTGCTGGGCACCACCCACATGGGTGAGGACGTCTTCAGCCAGCTCGTCTACGGCACCCGTGGGGTGCTGCTGGTCGGGTTCCTCGCCGGCATCCTCGCCACCGCAGCCGCCGTCGCGGTCGGTGTGGCATCCGGAATGCTCGCCGGCTGGCGCAGCGAATCGCTGTCGGCACTGACCAACGTGTTCCTCGTGCTGCCGGGCCTGCCGCTGATGATCATCATCGCGTCGCAGTACGACGACCCCAGCCTGTTCCTCATCGCCGGTGTGCTGGCCCTCACCGGCTGGGCGTGGGGGGCGCGCGTCCTGCGCGCCCAGACGATGTCGCTGCGTGACCGCGACTTCGTGCGCGCCGCACGCGCCAACGGCGAGCCGCTGTGGCGCATCGTCACGGTGGAGATGCTGCCGAACCTGATGGCGATCATCGCCTCCAGCTTCGTCGGCACCGTCACCGCGGCCGTGCTGGGCCTGACGACCCTCGCCTTCATCGGCATCATCCCCATCACCAACCTCAACTGGGGCACGATCCTGTTCTGGGCGCAGCAGAACGGCGCATTCCCGGACTACTGGTGGTGGTACGTGCCCGCGGGCCTGTGCATCGCCATGCTGGGCATGGCACTGTCGCTGATCAACTTCGGCATCGACGAGTACGTCAACCCTCGGCTGCGCTCCGCCGGCGAGCGTGCCCGCGCGCTGCGCAAGAAGGGCATTGCCCCCACCAGCGGCGTCACCGCCGTGCGCCGCACGCCCCCCGCATCCCGCACCTCCCCGCACGACAAGACGGAAGTTCCCTCATGACGACTCCTCTGAACTCCGACGCCGCGTATCTCGACGCGGCCCTGCCGGTCTCCGAGCGCATCGCCGACCTCCTCGCGCGCATGACGCTCGAGGAGAAGGTCGGGCAGATGATGCAGCTCGACGCGCGCGATGACATCGAAGACCAGGTGCTGCGCCGCCACGTCGGCTCGATCCTGCACGCCTCGCCCGAGCGGCTCGCGCTGGCGCACGACCTGGTGTCGCGCACCCGCCTGCGCATCCCGCTGATCGTGGGCGAGGACTGCATCCACGGGCACTCGTTCTTCGCCGGCGCCACCATCTACCCCACCCAGCTGGGGATGGCGGCGTCGTGGGACCCGCAGCTGCTGGAGCGGGTCGCCCGGGCCACCGCCGTCGAGGTGGCGGCCACCGGCGTGCACTGGACCTTCTCCCCTGTGCTGTGCATCGCCCGCGACCTGCGTTGGGGCCGCGTGAACGAGACGTTCGGCGAGGACCCGTTCCTCATCGGTGAGCTCGCCTCGGCGATGGTGCGCGGCTACCAGGGTGGCGGGCTGAGCGATGACACCGCGATCCTCGCGACGGCCAAGCACTTCGCCGGGTACTCCGAGACGCAGGGCGGCCGCGACGCGAGTGAGGCCGACCTGTCGCGCCGCAAGCTCCGCTCCTGGTTCCTGCCGCCGTTCGAGCGGGTGGCGAAGGAAGGATGCCGCACGTTCATGCTCGGCTACCAGTCCATCGACGGGGTGCCGATCACGGTGAACGACTGGCTGCTCAACGACGTGCTGCGCGGCGAGTGGGACTACACCGGCACCCTCATCACTGACTGGGACAACGTCGGGCGCATGGTCTGGGAGCAGAAGGTGCAGCCCGATC is drawn from Microbacterium sp. zg-B96 and contains these coding sequences:
- a CDS encoding TetR/AcrR family transcriptional regulator, with amino-acid sequence MSQQRRPVRSRPETATRRNEILDAAVEVFGSKGSSGGTLSDVADRVGMTHAGILHHFGSKDQLLLEMLAHRDKTDVAGLEGAHIPDGVDLFRHLVRTAMRNAQRAGVVQAYVVLSAESVTDDHPGRDYFLHRYRTLREEVAEAFRALCEDRGVDAPDTIAQASAAVLAVMDGLQVQWLLDPADVDLGRATEFGIEAIVAAVLDPPEPLLD
- a CDS encoding ABC transporter substrate-binding protein, translated to MRLKTSLVAAGVAAALVLTGCSAGSSDSSEPEAGAALTIAKPDGPITTEGNNPWVGDSSAMRLGYANAIFEPLGMVNLVDPSAEVEPWLASEITWSPDYTSVAFTAREGVTWNDGEPFTADDIAFTFSLIKDTPGLDTAALGITDVALDGDTVTVSFATSMFVKQDKVVHKLIVPEHIWADVEDPTSFANEEPVGTGPYTLSNFSTQSVELTSRDDYWGGELAVPTLYYVSYADNTALTTALANGDVDWAQAFIPNVQSAYLDKDEDNVYWAPAGLGIDTMFVNTQEKPFDDVAFRTAVNMVIDREQHAEIARENGVPALTSVTGLPTPAGDEYILDEYAGEEFPVDVDGAKSVLEEAGYTWEDDTLIDPDGAEVTFTLSVPQGWNDYVTGISLISDSVAQLGVEAAVDTPDSDSWWEARSAGEFQAILHWTDSGATPYDLYSDMMDGRFLKPFGEPADYNFGRFDNAEATEALNTYATTTDEAARTTALETMQRIFVEEVPAMPIGTRPFISEFNTRNYVGWPGEDDPYINADPTQPTSVLILTKLQPAG
- a CDS encoding ABC transporter ATP-binding protein, which translates into the protein MTDDVLLEITDFSVTYDVDPPVEAVRDVSLQIRRGEILGLAGESGCGKTTLAYGVQRLLKPPAVITGGSVVFHDANGQKVAIGELTDGEMRTFRWAKASMVFQGAMNALNPVMTIGSQLADVFTTHRPKMSRAQRTAECGDLLDIVDVGRDRLKSYPHELSGGMRQRVMIAMALALRPQLMIMDEPTTALDVLVQRDILRQISALRHEFGFSVVFITHDLPLLLEISDRIAVMREGRIVELDTAENLYHHAQHEYTRTLLGAFPSLTGDRGDFVRGGDRVPTLEVPR
- a CDS encoding ATP-binding cassette domain-containing protein produces the protein MTTLEFRSVTKRYRVRGAGHMLALDDVSFRLESGQTVALVGQSGSGKSTIAKIITQLERATSGEVLLDGAPLPRGGRALRSYRQQVRMVFQDPFASLNPYHTVRHHLERPLRLDNVVPREEVEAEVRRLLERVRLDPDGTIDRRPHELSGGQRQRVAIARALASRPSLLVADEPVSMLDVSIRLGVLNLLAELQRESNLGVLYITHDLATARHFSDRIMVLHHGRVVEEGTADDVILRPQHEYTRALRDASPDPDRHFAAPTEGALS
- a CDS encoding ABC transporter permease, coding for MRFAARRTLFYAFTAWAAITINFFLPRMMKGDPISAYLQKNQGRISPEAADALRTLFGLDTDKNILEQYIDYWALLLRGDLGRSFSHGLAPVTDVIATALPWTVGLVGLATIISFFVGTSAGAIIGWRRGRASDAAIPIANFFSSVPYFWMGLIAIALFSTALGWFPASHAYSKGADPGLTLEFIGDVIYHGTLPALTIVLASLGGWMLGMRNMMITVLDEDYITVAQAKGLSPARVVTRYAARNAMLPQLSSFALSLGFIVGGTLVMELVFSYPGVGKLLLDATTSKDYPLMQGLFLVITLAVLIANILADVAYAVLDPRARQMEA
- a CDS encoding ABC transporter permease, coding for MGASFAMFRNRKSLTGLIILGIFVLVAVFGDLIAPYGPLDKDYTALKQAPSWAHLLGTTHMGEDVFSQLVYGTRGVLLVGFLAGILATAAAVAVGVASGMLAGWRSESLSALTNVFLVLPGLPLMIIIASQYDDPSLFLIAGVLALTGWAWGARVLRAQTMSLRDRDFVRAARANGEPLWRIVTVEMLPNLMAIIASSFVGTVTAAVLGLTTLAFIGIIPITNLNWGTILFWAQQNGAFPDYWWWYVPAGLCIAMLGMALSLINFGIDEYVNPRLRSAGERARALRKKGIAPTSGVTAVRRTPPASRTSPHDKTEVPS